In Campylobacter porcelli, the sequence TGGCAATAAGATAAATTTTTGGACTATTAAAACTCTCCAAATATACTCTGTTATATAATATGTCGATTTGGATTCTAGGCGGTCAGATTTTTTGAGTTTTTCATCTAATTTCATACTTCAACCTGTAAAAATTCGCCCCAAATTTTCGCTATTTCTTCATAGGTTCTATTAATATCAGATATGAATTCATCGCTATTCCACGCTCGTCTAAGAACCATAGCCATCTCTATTTGGCTCCAAAATTTAGCCACTTTATTGCTTGGAATTTCATCTATGATATATGTGCCAAATTTGGCTTTTATGTAGTTTTGTAGGTATTCAACTACTATTTGAGCGACTTTAAATATAAATATATAATTTGGGTTTTTTAAAAGCTCTTTTAAATTCGATTTTAGCATATTTTCTATATTTTGTTTTTGTGTTTTGATAAGGGTGCATGGATGAGTATCATCAGCAAAAAATATATCAAAAATCGTCCCATTAAAAAAGCCCAAAATCTCGCCCTTAGCGTTGATTTTAGGTAAAATCGGATATAGCTTACAAATCAATGGGCGATTTTGGTGTGGATGACAAAGCCCCTTTTTATCACAATGTAGCCAATGTATAGTGAAGGTTTGACCGCCTTTGAGTTTGAATTTCTCACTCTTTTTAGCTACTTCCATACCATCGATGCCACCTGATTTTAGATACTCCTTATACTCGATATCAAAAAGTGGTAGAGCGATGAAATTTGAGCGAATTAGCTTGAAATGTGGATTGGCAAATCCAGCACAGCAGTATCCAGCGCAACTCTCATAGCATTTTGGGGAGTAGATATATTCTTGATTGTAATTCATTTAAATTCCATAAGCTAATTTAATCATATTATCCAAAGCGGCTATGCTTTGGAAATTTTCAGCACTTAGGAATTTGGCGTCTAAATCCTTGCCATATCTAGCTTGCATAGCCCCAACAAGTGCGATGATATCGACGCTATCGATAGCTCCACTATCAAGTAAATTTAAATTTATATCGCTTATATCACCTCTGCCTATCTCGTTTAATAGGATTTTTGCTTCACTCATTTTTTAGCGCCTCTTTATCTATTTTGCCATTTTGGTTTAGCTTGAAATTTGATTTATGGATGAATTTTCGTGGGATCATATACTCTGGGAGTTTGGATTTTAAAAACTCTTTTAAATTCTCAATCTCATCTTGGCTTTCGTAAAATGCGATGATTTGAGAATTTTTAAATATACAGGCAACTCTATGGATATCTGTGTGTGAGCTTAGAGCCACTTCTATCTCGCCAAGCTCGATTCTAAATCCATTAAGCTTAATCTGAGAATCACGCCTACCATAGTAAAGCAAGTTGCCATTGTCATCATATGCGGCTATATCGCCTGTTTTGTAGATAGCTTCACTATATGATTTTTGGAGTGGATTTTGTATGAATACTTGGGCTGTTTTATCTGGGTCATTGTAGTATCCGCTAGATAGCCCGCACCCTCTGATATATATCTCGCCTTTTAAATTTGGCTTTGTTATGA encodes:
- a CDS encoding phosphopantetheine-binding protein; its protein translation is MSEAKILLNEIGRGDISDINLNLLDSGAIDSVDIIALVGAMQARYGKDLDAKFLSAENFQSIAALDNMIKLAYGI